The Burkholderia mayonis genome window below encodes:
- a CDS encoding MATE family efflux transporter, with translation MSAPSASAHPDEDPEPRSAASWHRRVLGLALPIIAANLTQPILGAVDTAVAGHLDGPQYLGGVALGGLFFNFVYWGFGFLRMGTTGLVAQAFGANDLAGIRINVLRALLLAFALGAAVLALQTPLIGLAFAALGGSDAVRSTALDYAHARIWAAPFALANYVVLGYLLGMQRVRVALAIQVFINIVNIGAVLLYVYRFDWGVAGIGAATATADIAGFALSALLLRWLNPRGLPKIRRVELFDRAALARLVALNRDIFLRTLCLLSAFGWFAHLGARQGDATLAANALLLNFQTFMAYALDGFAHAAEALVGAAAGARNRDAFRQALRVTFFWAGIGALGFALVYWGAGSWIVAQLTDQPSIRSVAERYLPWAALSPVISVWGFMLDGVFIGATHTRALMRAMAASFALFVAATFALVGPFGNHGLWVGLLVFMAARGATLARHLPGLERAVAGRAPSIAHIAG, from the coding sequence ATGTCCGCCCCCTCCGCGTCCGCGCACCCCGACGAAGACCCCGAGCCGCGCTCCGCCGCGAGCTGGCACCGCCGCGTGCTCGGCCTCGCGCTGCCGATCATCGCCGCGAATCTCACGCAGCCGATTCTCGGCGCGGTCGACACGGCCGTCGCCGGCCACCTCGACGGCCCGCAGTATCTCGGCGGCGTCGCGCTCGGCGGCCTCTTCTTCAACTTCGTGTACTGGGGCTTCGGCTTCCTGCGGATGGGTACGACAGGGCTCGTCGCACAGGCGTTCGGCGCGAACGATCTCGCCGGCATCCGCATCAACGTGCTGCGCGCGCTGCTGCTCGCGTTCGCACTCGGTGCGGCGGTGCTCGCGCTGCAAACACCGCTCATAGGCCTTGCGTTCGCCGCGCTCGGCGGCAGCGACGCGGTGCGCTCGACCGCGCTCGACTACGCGCATGCGCGCATCTGGGCCGCGCCGTTCGCGCTCGCGAACTACGTCGTGCTCGGCTATCTGCTCGGCATGCAGCGCGTGCGCGTCGCACTCGCGATCCAGGTGTTCATCAACATCGTCAACATCGGCGCAGTGCTGCTCTACGTATATCGCTTCGATTGGGGCGTCGCGGGCATCGGCGCCGCGACCGCGACGGCGGATATCGCGGGCTTCGCGCTCAGCGCACTGTTGCTTCGCTGGTTGAATCCGCGCGGCCTGCCGAAGATCAGGCGCGTCGAGCTCTTCGATCGCGCGGCGCTCGCGCGCCTCGTTGCGCTCAATCGCGACATCTTCCTGCGCACGCTGTGCCTGCTGTCGGCGTTCGGCTGGTTCGCGCATCTCGGCGCGCGACAAGGCGACGCGACGCTCGCCGCGAACGCGCTCCTCCTCAATTTCCAGACCTTCATGGCGTACGCGCTCGACGGCTTCGCGCACGCCGCCGAGGCACTCGTCGGCGCGGCGGCGGGCGCGCGCAACCGCGACGCGTTCCGGCAAGCGCTGCGCGTGACGTTCTTCTGGGCAGGTATCGGCGCGCTGGGCTTCGCACTCGTCTATTGGGGCGCGGGCAGCTGGATCGTCGCGCAACTCACCGATCAGCCGTCGATTCGCAGCGTCGCCGAACGCTACCTGCCCTGGGCCGCGCTGTCGCCGGTGATCTCAGTCTGGGGTTTCATGCTCGACGGCGTGTTCATCGGCGCGACGCATACACGAGCGCTGATGCGCGCGATGGCGGCATCGTTCGCGCTGTTTGTGGCAGCGACGTTCGCGCTTGTCGGTCCGTTCGGCAATCACGGGCTCTGGGTCGGGCTGCTCGTGTTCATGGCGGCGCGCGGCGCAACGCTCGCGCGCCATCTGCCCGGGCTCGAGCGAGCTGTCGCGGGCCGCGCGCCGTCGATCGCGCACATCGCAGGCTAA
- a CDS encoding GNAT family N-acetyltransferase → MRELPTPTLPFASLPLDLPRRRLPRASETVTAEFRLRAAWARTEDELREAQRLRHSVFAEEMGAHVSGPAGLDVDSFDSYCDHLLVRDLDTLKVVGTYRVLPPHQAARVGRLYAEGEFDLSRLTHLRSKMVEVGRSCVHRDYRSGAVIMALWGGLGTYMQQNGYETMLGCASVSMADGGHYAANLYQSLGDALTAPEYRAFPHTPLPVDELQTGVKVAPPPLIKGYLRLGAKICGAPAWDPDFNCADFLTLFRLSDINARYARHFLNEPLLR, encoded by the coding sequence ATGCGAGAACTGCCGACGCCCACGCTCCCATTTGCCTCGCTACCTCTTGACCTGCCGCGCCGCCGTCTGCCGCGCGCGTCCGAAACGGTTACTGCTGAGTTCCGCCTGCGCGCCGCCTGGGCGCGTACCGAAGACGAGTTGCGCGAAGCGCAGCGTCTGCGCCACAGCGTGTTCGCCGAGGAAATGGGCGCGCACGTGAGTGGCCCGGCGGGCCTCGACGTCGATTCGTTCGACTCGTACTGCGACCACCTGCTCGTGCGTGATCTCGACACGCTGAAAGTCGTCGGCACCTATCGCGTGCTGCCGCCGCATCAGGCCGCGCGTGTCGGCCGCCTGTACGCGGAGGGCGAGTTCGATCTGTCGCGTCTCACGCACCTGCGCTCGAAGATGGTCGAAGTCGGCCGCTCGTGTGTGCATCGCGACTATCGCAGCGGCGCCGTCATCATGGCGCTCTGGGGCGGCCTGGGCACCTACATGCAGCAAAACGGCTACGAGACGATGCTCGGTTGTGCGAGCGTGTCGATGGCCGACGGCGGCCACTATGCGGCGAATCTCTATCAGTCGCTTGGCGACGCGCTGACGGCGCCTGAGTATCGCGCGTTCCCGCACACGCCGCTGCCCGTCGACGAACTGCAGACCGGCGTGAAGGTCGCGCCGCCGCCGCTCATCAAGGGTTATCTGCGGCTCGGCGCGAAGATCTGCGGCGCACCCGCATGGGATCCGGACTTCAATTGCGCGGACTTCCTGACGCTGTTCCGCCTGTCGGACATCAATGCCCGCTATGCGCGTCACTTCCTGAACGAACCGCTGCTGCGCTGA
- a CDS encoding DUF2288 domain-containing protein — MPPNTPSSLDAQHSPLYLKLLGETAKIDWCDLERFFAQGKLLSVARDLDLVSVAEAIAGDDKDQVTRWLSAGHVERMQAGTAHDYATRNPELWAVVVSPWVCVQERT; from the coding sequence ATGCCTCCGAATACCCCCTCCTCCCTCGACGCGCAACACAGCCCGCTCTACCTAAAGCTTCTCGGCGAAACCGCCAAGATCGACTGGTGCGATCTCGAGCGCTTCTTCGCGCAAGGCAAACTGTTGTCGGTCGCGCGCGATCTCGATCTCGTGAGCGTCGCCGAAGCGATCGCCGGCGACGACAAGGATCAGGTCACACGCTGGCTGTCCGCGGGCCACGTCGAACGGATGCAGGCCGGAACCGCGCACGATTACGCGACGCGCAATCCGGAGCTGTGGGCGGTCGTCGTGTCGCCGTGGGTGTGCGTGCAGGAACGCACGTAA
- the sixA gene encoding phosphohistidine phosphatase SixA yields the protein MNLILWRHAEAEDYASTDLARQLTARGRKEAQAVAKWLRARIERHATVLASPAARTVQTAEALTDHYRTADELAPGCDVGDVLAAAGWPDGIASTVVVVGHQPTLGCVAAYLLAGSDESWSLKKGGLLWLSSRAREGNGQTVLRAAISPDLV from the coding sequence ATGAACCTGATTCTCTGGCGGCATGCCGAAGCCGAAGACTACGCGAGCACCGATCTCGCGCGCCAGTTGACCGCGCGCGGCCGCAAGGAAGCGCAGGCCGTCGCGAAATGGCTGCGCGCGCGCATCGAGCGCCACGCGACAGTGCTCGCGAGCCCGGCCGCACGCACAGTGCAGACGGCCGAGGCGCTGACCGACCACTATCGAACCGCGGACGAACTCGCGCCCGGCTGCGACGTCGGCGACGTGCTGGCCGCGGCCGGCTGGCCGGATGGAATTGCATCGACGGTCGTCGTCGTCGGACATCAGCCGACGCTCGGCTGCGTCGCCGCGTATCTGCTCGCCGGCTCGGACGAGAGCTGGAGCCTCAAGAAAGGCGGTCTGCTGTGGCTTTCGAGTCGCGCGCGCGAGGGCAATGGGCAGACTGTGCTGCGCGCGGCCATCTCGCCCGATCTAGTCTGA
- a CDS encoding acyl-CoA synthetase: MLPHAASYAERVDRFEWRVPARYNIGVDACDKWADGSGRVALIHEHADGVIARYTFDQMRSASNRLANSFARAGVKRGDRIGILLAQGPETAIAHLAAYKLGAVAVPLFTLFGEDALEFRLGDSGAVALVTDRAGYEKIARLHASLPSLATIYCIDGAPDLAEPGVLAFDAALAAESDKLEPADTSADDPALIIYTSGTTGKPKGALHAHRVLLGHLPGVEMSQNLFPARAHLAWTPADWAWIGGLLDLLLPSLHHGVPVLARRFEKFDGVAAFELLARHRVTHTFLPPTALKLMRAAVTQPRERYTLAIESVASGGESLGAELVAWGRDAFGVTINEFYGQTECNVVLSSCSALFEPRAGTIGKAAPGHRIVIVDDAGNALPPGVEGNIGVRAPDPVMFIGYWRKPDATREKFAGDYLLTGDVGVADADGFVRFVGRNDDVITSAGYRIGPGPIEDCLLKHPAVRMAAVVGVPDATRTEIVKAFVVLNTGYEANDALAHELQAHVKTRLAAHEYPRAVAFVDSLPMTATGKIIRRALRDT; this comes from the coding sequence ATGCTGCCCCACGCCGCCAGTTACGCCGAACGCGTCGACCGCTTTGAATGGCGCGTTCCGGCGCGCTACAACATCGGTGTCGATGCATGCGACAAATGGGCTGACGGCAGCGGCCGCGTCGCACTGATTCACGAGCATGCGGACGGCGTCATCGCGCGCTACACGTTCGACCAGATGAGAAGCGCCTCTAATCGACTCGCGAACAGCTTCGCGCGCGCAGGCGTGAAGCGCGGCGACCGGATCGGCATTCTGCTCGCGCAAGGCCCGGAAACGGCGATCGCGCATCTGGCCGCATACAAGCTCGGCGCGGTCGCGGTGCCTCTTTTCACGCTGTTCGGCGAGGACGCGCTCGAATTCCGCCTCGGCGACAGCGGCGCGGTCGCGCTCGTCACCGATCGCGCCGGCTACGAGAAGATCGCGCGGTTACACGCGTCGCTGCCGTCGCTCGCGACGATCTACTGCATCGACGGCGCGCCCGATCTCGCCGAGCCCGGCGTGCTCGCGTTCGATGCGGCGCTCGCGGCCGAGTCGGACAAGCTCGAACCCGCTGACACGTCGGCCGACGATCCGGCGCTCATCATCTACACGTCCGGCACGACGGGCAAGCCGAAGGGCGCGCTGCACGCGCACCGGGTGCTGCTCGGCCATCTTCCCGGCGTCGAGATGTCGCAAAACCTCTTTCCGGCGCGCGCGCACCTCGCCTGGACGCCCGCCGACTGGGCGTGGATCGGCGGCCTTCTCGACCTGCTGCTGCCGTCGCTGCATCACGGCGTGCCGGTGCTCGCGCGCCGCTTCGAGAAGTTCGACGGCGTGGCCGCGTTCGAGCTGCTCGCGCGGCACCGCGTGACGCACACGTTCTTGCCGCCGACCGCGCTGAAGCTGATGCGCGCGGCCGTCACCCAGCCGCGCGAACGCTACACGCTCGCAATCGAGTCGGTCGCGAGCGGCGGCGAGTCGCTCGGCGCCGAACTGGTCGCATGGGGGCGTGACGCGTTCGGCGTGACGATCAACGAGTTCTACGGACAGACTGAATGCAACGTCGTGCTATCGTCGTGCAGCGCGTTGTTCGAGCCGCGAGCAGGCACGATCGGCAAGGCGGCGCCCGGACATCGCATCGTGATCGTCGACGATGCAGGCAATGCGCTGCCGCCTGGCGTCGAGGGCAACATCGGCGTGCGCGCGCCCGATCCGGTGATGTTCATCGGGTATTGGCGCAAGCCCGATGCAACGCGCGAGAAGTTCGCCGGCGACTATCTGCTGACGGGCGACGTCGGCGTCGCCGATGCCGATGGCTTCGTCCGCTTCGTCGGCCGCAACGACGACGTGATCACGAGCGCCGGCTACAGGATCGGTCCGGGCCCGATCGAGGACTGCCTGCTCAAGCACCCGGCGGTGCGGATGGCCGCCGTCGTCGGCGTGCCGGACGCGACCCGCACCGAAATCGTCAAGGCGTTCGTCGTGCTGAACACCGGCTATGAAGCAAACGACGCGCTTGCACACGAGCTGCAGGCGCACGTGAAGACCCGGCTCGCCGCACACGAATATCCGCGAGCGGTCGCATTCGTCGACAGCCTGCCGATGACCGCAACGGGCAAGATCATCCGCCGTGCACTGCGTGACACGTAA
- a CDS encoding undecaprenyl-diphosphate phosphatase, protein MSLWFLVFLSVLQGVTELFPVSSLGHTLLVPALVGMHIDKHAPQLLPFLVALHLGTAFALLWYFRERWVALIAGFFASLNGRKNDEGHLMWALIVGTIPAGLVGLLLEKRIERVFHDLRIVAIALIVNGILLWLGDRIQRARAHRPPEKLTFKQAFFVGLAQIGALIPGFSRSGLTMIAGNAAGLTAEKAAEFSFLLGTPIIFAAGLLELPKLFHAPDQLADALLGGVLTAIAAYLSVRFLMRYFEGRGRLASFGLYCVLAGLFCLGWFIFHTQPV, encoded by the coding sequence GTGAGCCTCTGGTTTCTGGTATTTCTGAGCGTCCTGCAGGGCGTCACCGAACTCTTTCCTGTCAGCAGCTTGGGGCACACGCTCCTCGTGCCCGCGCTTGTCGGCATGCACATCGACAAGCATGCGCCGCAATTGCTGCCCTTCCTCGTTGCACTGCACCTCGGCACCGCGTTCGCGCTGCTGTGGTATTTCCGCGAGCGCTGGGTCGCGCTGATCGCCGGCTTTTTCGCGTCGCTGAACGGACGCAAGAATGACGAGGGCCATCTGATGTGGGCGCTCATCGTCGGCACGATTCCGGCTGGGCTCGTCGGGCTGCTGCTCGAAAAGCGCATTGAGCGGGTGTTCCACGATTTGCGTATCGTCGCGATCGCGCTGATCGTCAACGGCATCCTGCTGTGGCTCGGCGACCGCATCCAGCGTGCGCGCGCACATCGTCCCCCCGAGAAGCTGACGTTCAAGCAGGCGTTTTTCGTCGGCCTCGCACAGATCGGTGCGCTAATTCCAGGCTTTTCGCGCAGCGGTCTGACGATGATCGCCGGCAACGCGGCGGGGCTCACGGCGGAGAAGGCGGCGGAGTTCTCGTTTCTGCTTGGCACGCCGATCATCTTCGCGGCGGGGCTGCTCGAATTGCCGAAGCTTTTCCACGCGCCGGATCAACTTGCCGACGCGTTGCTGGGCGGCGTGTTGACCGCGATCGCTGCGTATCTGAGCGTGCGGTTCCTGATGCGTTATTTCGAAGGGCGCGGGCGGCTTGCGTCGTTCGGCTTGTACTGCGTGCTCGCGGGCCTTTTCTGCCTCGGCTGGTTCATATTCCACACGCAGCCGGTTTGA
- the istB gene encoding IS21-like element helper ATPase IstB, which translates to MSSLESLRTRAQELRLHGLLAHWPEVALQPWVAPLVQWEEDERARRSLERRIKESHLGGFKALCDFDWGWPSRCDRGAIEELMTLGFMKDAANVVLIGPNGVGKSTLAKNVAHQALVHGHTVLFTTAGNMLGELAALDSDSTLRRRLRRYAAPDVLVIDEVGYLSYSNRHADLLFELISRRYQNNSTIVTSNRPFAEWSEVFPNAACVVSLVDRLVHLAEVISIEGESYRLKEARERADKRARQRGPSKSAKGGESS; encoded by the coding sequence ATGAGCTCGCTTGAATCATTGCGCACACGCGCGCAGGAATTGCGTTTGCACGGGCTGCTGGCCCACTGGCCCGAGGTTGCGCTGCAGCCGTGGGTCGCGCCGCTCGTGCAGTGGGAAGAAGACGAGCGAGCCCGTCGCTCGCTCGAGCGGCGCATCAAGGAATCACATCTGGGCGGCTTCAAAGCCTTGTGCGACTTCGACTGGGGTTGGCCGTCACGGTGTGATCGCGGTGCCATCGAAGAACTGATGACGCTCGGGTTCATGAAGGACGCCGCCAACGTCGTGCTCATCGGCCCCAACGGCGTGGGCAAGTCGACGCTGGCGAAGAACGTCGCGCATCAGGCGCTCGTGCATGGGCACACGGTGCTGTTCACCACCGCCGGCAATATGCTGGGCGAACTGGCTGCGCTCGATAGCGATTCAACGCTGCGCCGGCGCTTGCGTCGCTATGCTGCGCCCGACGTCCTTGTGATCGATGAGGTCGGATATCTCTCCTACTCGAATCGCCACGCCGATCTGCTGTTCGAGTTGATCAGCCGGAGATACCAGAACAACAGCACCATCGTGACATCGAATCGACCGTTTGCAGAATGGTCAGAAGTGTTCCCGAACGCCGCCTGCGTCGTGTCGCTCGTCGATCGCCTTGTGCATCTCGCCGAGGTCATCTCGATCGAAGGCGAATCGTACCGCCTGAAGGAAGCCCGCGAGCGGGCCGACAAGCGCGCCCGGCAGCGTGGCCCGAGCAAATCGGCCAAAGGAGGCGAGTCATCATGA
- a CDS encoding DUF3987 domain-containing protein — protein MRSLYDSLVDTIRIPSIVVGPIVVHAGIAYANPVANMSSPRGRDGPFGINTMLSAVSGCGKTEAKNAAFGEMFEFQREQLANAVDGEICIDSHVIHNASMPAIVKRVSKYPVANEIDDEFASSRTGSMTRDANTRVQLFDGQTFSVDRATTGRYILHDPRFTSLVLTQPHVRIAFDERHAKRLRALGLATRTQFAEYAGEPVALDLVPVDSRIWDENCRRLLNLWVEIMCGRARRGLVKFQPDAIRLLKEIAEGYRVRGLRGGDLEDLVEHAARQTENIARLAAGMHVFEDVPGDVSAEELEQAEAIGLWFTEHYKRRFQPKPTMPREFEEADCLVQWLHGFVYRTRQLTIKRCDLLAYAPDMGLSRAAAVRALTVICSSGYARISPGKTAWIELNPAYFHTQSFVNPWSFRTLI, from the coding sequence ATGCGAAGCCTCTACGATTCTCTCGTCGACACGATTAGGATCCCGTCAATCGTCGTTGGACCGATCGTCGTGCATGCCGGTATCGCATATGCGAATCCAGTCGCGAATATGTCCTCACCACGCGGTCGAGACGGTCCGTTCGGTATCAACACGATGTTGAGCGCGGTGTCAGGTTGTGGTAAGACCGAGGCAAAAAACGCGGCGTTCGGTGAAATGTTCGAATTTCAGCGTGAGCAACTCGCGAACGCGGTCGACGGAGAAATCTGCATCGACAGTCACGTGATCCACAACGCATCGATGCCGGCGATCGTCAAGCGCGTCTCGAAGTATCCGGTTGCGAATGAGATCGACGACGAATTTGCATCGTCCCGAACCGGTTCGATGACCCGTGACGCTAATACGCGCGTCCAGTTGTTTGACGGGCAGACATTCTCCGTCGATCGCGCGACGACGGGACGCTACATTCTTCACGATCCGCGATTTACGAGCCTTGTGTTGACTCAGCCGCATGTACGCATCGCGTTCGACGAGCGGCATGCAAAACGCCTACGAGCATTAGGGCTTGCGACGCGCACACAGTTCGCTGAATACGCAGGCGAGCCGGTCGCACTCGATCTTGTCCCAGTTGATTCGCGCATCTGGGATGAAAACTGTCGACGTCTTCTTAACCTGTGGGTCGAAATCATGTGTGGACGAGCGCGGCGAGGGCTCGTTAAGTTTCAGCCAGATGCTATTCGACTCCTGAAAGAGATTGCCGAAGGCTACCGAGTGCGTGGGCTACGTGGCGGTGATCTGGAGGATCTTGTGGAGCACGCTGCTCGTCAGACCGAAAACATCGCGCGGTTGGCCGCCGGAATGCATGTGTTCGAGGATGTTCCCGGTGATGTATCGGCAGAAGAGTTGGAGCAAGCAGAGGCAATTGGTTTGTGGTTCACGGAGCACTACAAGCGCCGTTTTCAGCCGAAGCCAACTATGCCACGGGAGTTCGAAGAAGCCGACTGCCTTGTGCAATGGTTGCATGGGTTTGTGTACCGAACTCGGCAACTGACCATCAAACGTTGCGATTTACTTGCGTACGCACCGGACATGGGATTGAGTAGGGCTGCAGCAGTGCGAGCCTTGACGGTGATTTGTTCGTCCGGCTATGCCCGAATCTCTCCGGGCAAGACAGCATGGATTGAGCTTAATCCTGCCTACTTTCACACGCAATCGTTTGTGAATCCTTGGTCTTTTCGTACGTTGATCTGA
- a CDS encoding aldose epimerase — protein MPSFQNQDILELIDGASLARIAPQVGGRLLSWSIDGASVVFWPESADRSLPAKIRGGNPLLFPFLGRHRVDGRIGFWRDGAGIVRELPMHGFARDLPFDAQVDADGRGVALTLESSDRTRAGFPFEFRFTARYRLVDARTLDVELTTTNLGDTPLPHYAGHHFYFALPHAERASTVLELPPTQRRRQLDDGSISAPEAGLPRYTLDDPSILDRFHCLDGVPAEPVRVLMPGRRHAIEIDLNRPGSVPWYAVTTWTEAPGSDFYCVEPWLGLPDAIHNGLGLRHVAPGATETAALRIRVTPIA, from the coding sequence ATGCCTTCTTTCCAGAATCAGGACATCCTCGAACTCATCGACGGCGCGTCGCTCGCGCGCATCGCGCCCCAAGTGGGCGGACGACTCCTGTCGTGGAGCATCGACGGCGCGAGCGTCGTCTTCTGGCCGGAATCCGCCGACCGTTCCCTCCCCGCGAAGATCCGCGGCGGCAATCCGCTGCTGTTCCCGTTTCTCGGCCGCCACCGCGTCGATGGGCGGATCGGCTTCTGGCGCGACGGTGCAGGCATCGTCCGCGAATTGCCGATGCATGGCTTTGCGCGCGACCTGCCGTTCGACGCGCAAGTCGACGCCGATGGCCGCGGTGTCGCGCTGACGCTCGAAAGCAGCGACCGGACGCGCGCCGGCTTTCCGTTCGAATTCCGCTTCACCGCGCGCTATCGGCTCGTCGACGCGCGCACGCTCGACGTCGAGTTGACCACGACCAATCTCGGCGACACGCCGCTGCCGCACTATGCGGGCCATCATTTCTATTTCGCGTTGCCGCATGCCGAACGCGCGTCGACGGTGCTCGAATTGCCGCCGACGCAGCGACGCCGTCAACTGGACGACGGCTCGATCAGCGCGCCCGAGGCCGGCCTGCCGCGCTACACGCTCGATGATCCGAGCATCCTCGACCGCTTCCACTGCCTCGACGGCGTGCCCGCCGAGCCGGTGCGCGTACTGATGCCCGGCCGCCGCCACGCAATCGAGATCGACCTGAACCGCCCAGGCTCGGTGCCGTGGTACGCGGTGACGACGTGGACCGAAGCGCCGGGATCGGATTTCTATTGCGTCGAGCCGTGGCTTGGCCTGCCGGACGCGATCCACAACGGCCTCGGCCTACGTCACGTCGCGCCGGGCGCAACCGAAACCGCAGCGCTGCGCATCCGCGTGACGCCGATCGCGTAA
- a CDS encoding peptidoglycan DD-metalloendopeptidase family protein gives MLLKTTRRLVVASLAALLAACGSAPVGPGFYRVERGDTLSQIARANRQSIANIIRWNQITNPDAIEVGQVLRIAPPPGSASTSGTTSASRSPSRPAPSSPTASPPPSVKPASSISLVWPAAGNVIRSFDGSKSKGIDIANTAGTPIVAAAAGTVVYAGNGLRGYGNLLIVKHNADFLTTYAHNRTLLAKEGQTVAQGQKIAEMGDTDNDRVALHFELRYGGRSIDPSRYLPSR, from the coding sequence ATGTTGCTGAAAACCACGAGACGGCTCGTCGTCGCATCGCTTGCCGCGCTGCTCGCCGCGTGCGGCTCGGCGCCCGTCGGCCCCGGTTTCTACCGGGTCGAGCGCGGCGACACGCTCTCCCAGATCGCGCGCGCGAATCGCCAGTCGATCGCGAACATCATCCGCTGGAACCAGATCACGAATCCCGACGCAATCGAAGTCGGCCAGGTGCTGCGCATCGCGCCGCCGCCGGGCTCCGCTTCGACATCGGGCACGACGAGCGCCTCGCGCAGCCCGAGCCGCCCGGCGCCGTCGTCGCCCACTGCCTCGCCGCCGCCCTCCGTGAAGCCCGCGTCGAGCATATCGCTCGTGTGGCCCGCCGCCGGCAACGTGATCCGCTCATTCGACGGCTCGAAGTCGAAGGGCATCGACATCGCGAACACGGCGGGCACGCCCATCGTCGCGGCAGCAGCCGGTACGGTCGTCTATGCGGGCAACGGTCTGCGCGGCTACGGCAATCTGCTGATCGTCAAGCACAACGCCGATTTCCTGACGACGTACGCACATAACCGCACGCTGCTCGCGAAGGAAGGCCAGACGGTTGCGCAGGGACAGAAAATCGCGGAGATGGGTGACACCGACAACGACCGTGTCGCGCTGCATTTCGAGCTGCGCTACGGCGGCCGCTCGATCGATCCGTCGCGCTACCTGCCGTCGCGCTGA
- the istA gene encoding IS21 family transposase, with the protein MTIDAELEAHILRLYHVEKWRCGTIAQQLHVHRGTVKRVLAQAGLPRHGPAPRPSMIEPYLPFIRQTLEKYPTLTASRLYGMVRERGYQGRPTHFRHLISLHRPRPPAEAYLRLRTLPGEQMQCDWGHFGHLHIGRARRPLMAFVMVLSYSRELYLRFFLDARMENFLRGHIGAFTRWGGLGRVVLYDNLKSAVLERQGDAIRFHPTLLAFAAHYRFEPRPVAIARGNEKGRVERAIRHVRDAFFAARQFADLDDLNAQAEHWCRTQAADRPCPEDRMISVRQAFAQEQPTLLALPENPYPVEETLAVKVGKTPYVRFDLNDYSIPHTHVRRTLTVRADLEQVRVLDGAEILARHARSYDRGAQIEEPVHIETLVGVKREARHHRGMDRLAKAAPASQDLLRRAAERNANLGTITAALLRLLERYGAAQLQAAIGDALQSGVPHPNAVRLALERRREALELPPPLAVCLPPHVRQKDTPVQPHRLDTYDQLAGGTDELA; encoded by the coding sequence GTGACGATTGACGCTGAACTCGAAGCCCATATCCTGCGGCTCTACCACGTCGAGAAGTGGCGCTGCGGCACGATCGCGCAGCAATTGCACGTGCATCGCGGCACCGTCAAACGGGTGCTCGCACAAGCTGGTCTGCCGCGTCATGGACCGGCGCCGCGGCCTTCGATGATCGAGCCATACCTGCCATTCATTCGCCAAACGCTGGAGAAGTATCCCACGCTCACCGCCAGCCGCCTTTACGGCATGGTGCGCGAGCGCGGCTATCAGGGCCGGCCCACGCACTTCCGACATCTGATCTCTCTGCACCGGCCACGCCCGCCTGCCGAAGCGTACCTGCGGCTGCGCACGTTGCCCGGCGAACAGATGCAATGCGACTGGGGGCACTTCGGTCACTTGCATATCGGCCGTGCGCGCCGGCCCTTGATGGCCTTCGTGATGGTGCTCTCGTACTCGCGCGAACTGTATCTGCGCTTTTTCCTCGATGCGCGTATGGAGAACTTCCTGCGCGGCCATATCGGCGCCTTCACGCGCTGGGGCGGCCTCGGTAGGGTCGTCCTCTACGACAACCTGAAGAGCGCCGTCCTTGAACGCCAGGGCGACGCCATTCGTTTCCACCCGACGCTGCTCGCCTTCGCCGCACACTATCGGTTCGAACCCAGACCCGTAGCCATCGCGCGTGGTAACGAGAAGGGCCGCGTGGAGCGCGCCATTCGTCACGTCCGCGACGCGTTCTTCGCGGCCAGACAGTTCGCCGATCTGGATGACCTGAATGCGCAAGCCGAACACTGGTGCCGCACGCAGGCGGCGGATCGCCCGTGCCCGGAGGATCGCATGATCAGTGTGCGCCAGGCGTTCGCCCAGGAGCAGCCTACGCTGCTTGCGCTACCGGAGAATCCCTATCCCGTCGAGGAAACGCTCGCCGTCAAAGTCGGCAAGACGCCCTATGTACGCTTCGATCTGAACGACTACTCGATCCCGCACACGCACGTGCGGCGCACGCTCACGGTACGGGCCGATCTCGAGCAGGTACGCGTGCTGGACGGTGCCGAGATCCTTGCGCGCCACGCTCGCAGTTACGACCGCGGCGCGCAAATCGAAGAGCCCGTTCACATCGAGACACTGGTCGGCGTCAAACGCGAGGCCCGTCATCATCGCGGCATGGATCGCTTGGCCAAGGCTGCCCCCGCCAGTCAGGATCTGCTGCGCCGCGCGGCTGAACGCAATGCGAATCTGGGCACCATCACGGCGGCGCTGCTGCGGCTGCTCGAACGCTACGGCGCTGCGCAATTGCAGGCCGCGATCGGCGATGCGCTACAAAGCGGCGTGCCGCACCCGAACGCCGTGCGCCTGGCGCTGGAGCGCCGCCGCGAAGCGCTTGAACTGCCACCACCGCTTGCCGTGTGTCTGCCGCCACACGTACGCCAGAAGGACACGCCGGTCCAACCCCACCGGCTCGATACCTACGATCAACTTGCCGGAGGCACGGATGAGCTCGCTTGA